In Novosphingobium kaempferiae, the DNA window CTGGAGGTGTCGGCGATGTCCTGCGCGCGGTATTTCGTGCCGAGGATCGGGAGGTTCTGCTTCACGGCATGGCGGGCGATGCCGCGCATGACGTGGATGCCGAACTTCATGCCCATCGCGTGGATCTTCGCGGAAAGCGGCGCAAAACCGCGGCCTTTCGCGGCTGAGGGGAAGCGGTTGGGCGCGGGGATCAGCCGTCCGTTGGCGTCGAGCGCCGGGACGGGGTTCGCGTTGTAGGTGTAGCTGCTCGCCTCGGGTTCGTACCACTGGATGTCGACGGTGAAGGTGTCGTAGCCGAAAGGCAGCAGTTTTTCCCGCATGATTTCAGCGGTTTCCAGCGCCTGTGCCTCGGTGATGGTCCCTGCGAAGCTGTTCCACGAGTTCCAGCCCATCGGCGGTCGCATGGCGAGCCTGAACGGCACCGAGGCGGCACTGAGCCCGTCCTGAGCCGTGGCCTGATGCGCCCTGGACGCCAGAGGGACGGCAGCAGCAGCCAGCAGCGCGGTGCGGCGCGAGATATTCATGACGATCGCTCTCCCCAATTCGGTTCGGGCGATATTTGTCCGAGTAATAGCGCTAACGCAACCGGGGAGATCGACGCAATTTCCCTTGGCCGACATCGCCCGCCTTTCTAAGCACGGCGCGATGAAACCCGCCGGTCCCCCGATCACGCCCGCAGGCATGGCTGCCCTGCGCACCCGCTACGACCACCTGCTCGGCAAGGAGCGGCCCGAGATCGTCGAGATCGTATCATGGGCGGCGGGCAACGGCGATCGGTCGGAGAACGGCGACTATCTCTACGGTCGCAAGCGGATGCGCGAAATCGACCGCGAACTGGCCTTCCTCGCCCGCCGCATGAAGGCGCTGCGCGTGGTCGATCCCGCCGACCAGACCGAGCGGGGCAAGGTCTTCTTCGGCGCCACCGTCGAACTCGCCGACGAGGACGACGAGCGGCTGACCCTCACCATCGTCGGCGACGACGAGCAGGACGCATCGGCCGGCCGCATCGGCTGGAGCGCCCCCATCGCCCGTGCCCTGCGCGGCGCGGCAGTGGGCGACCTGCGCATCGTGCGCCTGCCCTCGGGGCAGAAGGAGTGGGAAGTCATGGAGATCAGCTACCCGTGATCGAGCCGCTGCTGAACCTTGCGCCGGAAGCCGTCGCGTTCCTGATCGCCGTCGCCTTCGTCGCGGGCGGCATCGACGCGCTTGCGGGCGGCGGCGGGCTGCTGACCATCCCGGCGCTGATGGCGGCGGGCGTGCCACCGGTCTCGGCGCTGGCGACCAACAAGCTGCAGAGCACCATCGGCACCTCCTCCGCCTTCCTGACCTTCCACCGCGCAGGGCATGTCGACATCAAGGCCTTCGCCGTGCCCGCGCTCGGCGCGTTCATCGGTTCGGTGGCGGGCGGGACGGCGGTGCAGTTCGTGAACCCAGCGTTCCTGTCCGCCTTCGTGCCGGTGCTGCTGATCGCGATGGGGCTCTATTTCCTGTTCGCCCCGCCGATGAGCGAGGTTGACCGCCATGCGCGCATGGGCCGCATCGGCCTGACCATGGTGACGACCGGGATCGGCTTCTACGACGGCTTCTTCGGCCCCGGCACCGGATCGTTCCTGACGACGGCACTGGTGGCGCTGGGCGGGCTCGGGCTGGTCCGCGCCATCGCCAACACCAAATTCCTGAACCTGTCCACCAACGTCGCCGGACTGCTCGCGATGATCGCGGGCGGCAAGGTGCTGTGGCTGCTGGGCGCGGGCATGGCCGCCGCCAACGTCGCGGGCAACCAGGTCGGCGCGCGGCTCGCCATCCGATACGGCGGCAAGGGGGTGCGGCCGCTGCTCGTCGTCATGTCCTTCGCCCTGACGATCAAGCTGCTGTCCGATCCGAAGAACCCGCTCTGGAGCCTGTTCTAGCCTCCATCCTCTCCGCCACGGTCAAGTCCCCGTTCCGCCCCGTGGCTTGAGCACCCGGGAGTCGCGATGAGCAAATGCCGCGACAATAACGGACGGGATGAGAGAGATGGCGGGCATCGTCGTGAACGACCTTGGCGAGAACCTCAGCTTCGGGGCCGAGGTCCACGGGCTCGACTGGGACACCATCACCGACGAGGCCGTGCGCGAACGCCTGCGCGCCCTGTTCGTCGAACGCGGCATGATCGTGTTCCGCGACATGGAACCGAGCGCCAGGATGCAGGTCGCGCTCAGCCGGATCTTCGGCCCGCTCAAGGACCACCCGACGCAGACCACCCCCCGTGACGACGAGACCGGCGACGAGGCGCAGGGCGTCATCGACATGCACTACCGCCCCAGCGACGAGGTGGCCAAGGGCGAGGGCCTCGTCGAACTGGACGGCGCGATCGTGGCGCGGTTCTCTCCCTGGCACTTCGACCACTGCTACAACGACGAGTTGAACTACGCAGGCGTACTGCGCGCGCCGATTAATGCGCCGGTCGGCGGGCGCACCGGCTTCATGGACGGCGTGGAACTCTACCGCCAGTTCCCGCAGGACCTGCGCGACCGGCTGGAGGGGCGCAACGTCATCTACACGCTCGACACCCGCCTCTCGACGATGAAGTACGGCGTCAACTTCACGCCGCTCACCGAATATGCCTCCACTCCGCAACTGCTGAAGGAAGCCTCCACCTTCCCGCGCGCGATGCACCCGGCGATCTGGACGCGCGAAACGGGCGAGAAGGTCATGCACTTCGGCGCATGGATGGCGGTCGGCCTCGAACATCAGGAGGATGCCGAGGGCGACCGCCTGCTCGACAGGGCGGCCCACGCGATCAACCGTCTGGGAGAAGGCACCAGCGCCTACTGGCACGACTGGAAGCCCACCGACATGGTGATCTGGGACAACCACCGCATGCTCCACGCGGTCGAGGGCTGCGATGCGAAGTACGAACGGCAGACCCTGCGCACCACCATCAAGGGCGATTACGGCCGCGGTTATTTCGAGGACGGCAAGAAGATCGGCGAGGTCCAGCGCGAGATTGCCTAGCGTAGTCCCGATAGGCTCGATCGAAACCCAACCCGTCATTCCAGCGAAGGCGGGAACCCATCTCCTGACGGCGCCTATTGAACCGCCGTCAGTTGGATCCCCGCCTTCGCGGGGATAACGGACGCAGGGATGATGCAAAGAGTAAGGGGGATCGTGTCTGAAGACAGCCACCAGTCCCGGAGCAAGTCCGGGACGACGGTTGTTGCCCGACCTGCCGCCTGCCCCCTATAGCCTCGCGCGATGCTTCGACCGCTCGTGTGCCTCGCCCTGCTGCCCGTCCTGCTCGCTACGCCCGCCCATGCGCGTGAGAGCCTTGGCCTCTACGGCAAGTGGGGGGCGTTCCGCGATCCGCTGATCCCGCGCTGCTATGCCATCGCCATGGCCGAGCCGAGCGCCAAGCAGCGCGATTACCAGCCTTATGCCGCCATCGGCACATGGCCCCGGCGCGGCGCGCGCAATCAGGTGCATTTCCGCCTGTCGCGCAAACTGGCGCAGAACGCGACGATCACGCTGCGCATCGGCGACCGGCGGATCCTGCTCACCGGCGGCGGCGGGGATGCGTGGCCGAGCAGCGATACGGACAATGCCGCTATCGTCGCCGCCATGCGCTCTGCGGGGACGATGACCATCGGGTCGAGGGACGCGCGGGGGCGCTCGTTCGCCAATATCTACGCCCTGCCCGGCGCGGCCTCGGCCATGGACGCGGCGCTGATCGGCTGCGCCAGGCTCAGGTAATTCGTCAGGGCCGGATGCAAGAAGGGCGGAGCCGAAGCCCCGCCCTTCCCTCGCCATGAGACGATGAATTAGAAGCGCACACCCACGCCCGCCATCACCTGGTGACGGTCGAGGTCGAGGTTGAAGCGGTCGCCGTCCGGGAAGTCGCCGGTGTAGTCCAGTTCGCCCTTGCTGTAGTTCGAGTACCGATACTCGACCTTGGCGAAGACGTTGTTCGTCACCTGCTGCTCGACGCCCGCGCCGATGCGCCAGCCGTCCGCGTCGATGTCGCGGTTGGTCGTCACGGTGCCGACCGAGTTGCGCACGTCGAACTTGGCGTTGGTGTAGCCGCCCTTGGCGTAGAGCATGGTCTTGGGCGACACGACGTAGCCGAGGCGCGCGCCGACGTAGAGGTCGCGGTTGGTCTTGACGTTGCCGATGCCGAAGCCCTCGAAGTCGCCGTCATCGAACTTGGTCTTCGCGGTGGACCAGGTGACTTCCGCCTCCGGGCCGAACACGAAGTTGTTCATGCGGATGTCGTAGCCCGCACCGACGCCGTAGGCGAGACCGTCGATGGACTGGTCGTTGTCCTCGTTCACGTCGTCGTCGATGCTGCTGCCGGCCTTGCTGACGTCGTAGCCCATCAGCGCTTCGACGTGCACGCCGGAGAACGGCTGCACTGCGCCGGCGTCTTGCGCCATGGCGGGAGCGGCAGAGACAATCGCGCTTCCTGCGGCGAGAATGACAAGGGTCTTCTTCATAAACGGTACTCCAAAAACGATCCCGTGGGGCGGGCTGTTCCCGCTTGCCCATCGGGCCGGTCAGCGGGTTCTGCCCGCCTCGGACTGGTCAAAAGCTGAACGAAGGCCCGGAGTTTCCTGAACCTAACACAACGAAATCATTGATGTTTTTCGGCAACAGTCAGGCGACGAACGGAGCTCGTGGCGCGATGTATGACCGGAACCTGACAAGGCCCGCGCCGTTCGCGCAGGCCCCTGCGCGCGGGCGTTGCAGGCGGACGGGCCCGCATCTTCCGTTTTGAGCCAAGATGCACTATATGGCCGCCGATCATGTCAGAGCAGAACATCTCCACCGCTGCGGTTTCGACCGCCGCCGGCCTCACGCCGATCCCGGGCAACGTCGACCCGATGACCGTGGCGCGTCCTTCGCTTGTCGAGGGCGTGACCCCGCGCGAGGACGGCCGCACCGACCTGATCGGCCTGCCCAAGAAGCGCATCGCCGAACTGTTCGAGGGCGCCGGGCTCGACGCCAAGGCGGCCAAGCTGCGCGCCAAGCAGGTGTACCACTGGCTCTACCACCGCGGCGTGACGGAGTTCGAGGCGATGACCGACATCGCCAAGATCATGCGCCCGTGGCTCGCCGAACGCTTCGTCATCGGCCGCCCCGAGATCGTCGAGGCGCAGCACTCCAGCGACGGCACCCGCAAGTGGCTGCTGCGCACGGCGGACGCCCACGATTTCGAGATGGTGTTCATCCCCGACGCTGACCGCGGCACGCTCTGCGTGTCCTCGCAGGTAGGCTGTACGCTGAACTGTCGCTTCTGCCACACCGGCACCATGCGCCTCGTCCGTAACCTGACGGTGGGCGAGATCGTCGGACAGGTCATGCTGGCGCGCGATTCGCTGGGCGAATGGCCCAAGAACGCCTCCGACACCCGCCTTGCGACGATGGCTGGCCTCGATGACGACGAGGATGAGGGTTCCTACTCCTCGGACGGCCGCCTGCTGACGAACATCGTGATGATGGGCATGGGCGAGCCGCTCTACAATTTCGACAACGTGCGCGATGCGCTCAAGCTGGTGATGGACGGTGACGGCCTTGCCCTGTCGAAGCGCCGCATTACCCTGTCCACCTCGGGCGTGATCCCGCAGATGGAGCGCTGCGGCGAGGAGATCGGCGTGAACCTTGCCGTCTCGCTCCACGCGGTGACGAAGGAAGTGCGCGACGAGATCGTACCGGTTAACAAGAAGTACGGCATCGAACAGCTGCTGCAGGCCTGCGCCGACTACCCCGGCGCGTCGAACGCGCGTCGCATCACCTTCGAATACGTGATGCTCAAGGACAAGAACGACAGCGACGATGACGCGCGCGAACTGGTCCGCCTGCTCAAGCACTACAAGCTGCCCGCCAAGGTGAACCTGATCCCGTTCAACCCCTGGCCCGGCGCGCCCTACGAGTGCTCGACGCCCGAGCGGATACGCAAGTTCTCGGACATCATCTTCGAAGGCGGCATCTCCGCGCCGGTCCGCACCCCGCGCGGCCGCGACATCGACGCCGCCTGCGGCCAGCTCAAGACCGCCGCCGAGAAGAAGAGCCGCGCCGAGATCGACCGCCTGCTCGCCGAGAAGGAAGCCGCGCTGGGCTGAGCCCGGCGCGTCAGCGCACCGCGAACGTCACCGTCACCCGCAGGCCCGGCTCGGCGTCGCCGAGTTCGAGCTGCGCGCCCATGCGCTCGGCGGTGGAGCGCACGATGGCGAGGCCGAGCCCGCTTCCCGGCGGCCCCTGCTCCCCCTGAAGCCGCGCGAAGCGCGACATCGCAAGGTCGCGCAAGCGCGCCGGAATGCCCGGCCCGGTGTCGGTGACGACGAGGCGGATCGCGTGCTCGTCCGCGACCAGCTCGATCTGCGCCATGCCGCCCGCGCGGTTGTAGCGGATCGCGTTGTCGACAAGGTTCGAGAGCATCTCGAACACCAGCGTCCGGTGGCCCTGGATGATGTAGGGGCCCTCCCCGCATTCGAGCAGCAGTTCCACGTCCGCCTCGATGGCCTGCCGGATGCGGCGGGAGATCACCGCCTGGCTCAGTTCCTTGAGGTCGATGCGGTGGTCGGGCGGCAGCACGCCCGCCTCGTCCGCGCGGGCCAGCGTCAGCAACTGGGTCAGCAGGCGCTCGAGGCGATCGGTCGCCTCCTCGATCTCGTGCAGCGCCTCCGACGAGCCGCGCCGCGCGAGGGCGACCTGCACCTTCAGCACCGATAGCGGCGTGCGCATCTGGTGCGAGGCATCGGCGGTAAAGCGGCGCATGCCGGTGGTGGCGTCGTCCAGCCGCGAGAGCAGGCGGTTGAACGAGCGCGAAAGCGGGCGCAGCTCGCTCGGCAGCGGGCCGGTGCGCAGGGGCGAAAGGTCCGGCGCGGCGCGGGTGTCGCGCGCCTCGACCACTCGGCGCAGGTCCGACAGCGGGCGCAGGCTCCAGCCCAGCGCCGGGCGAATCAGCAGCAGCACGATGGTGATGAGCACGAACTCGCCGATCAGCAGCGCCGTCATCAGGCGGTCGCGCAGGCTGCGGCGGTTCTCCAGCGTTTCGGCCACCTGCACGACGACGGGCGCATTGATGCGCGGCAGGTTGCGGCGGATTTCGGCGATGCGGATGCGCTGGCCGCGAAAGTCGGCATAGCGGAAGCGCGGCTCCTCGGCGGAAAGCGTGGGGATGTCGGGCGCGGGCAGGTCCGCGTAGCCGGTCAGCAGGTCGCGGCCCACGGCGATGCGGTAGTAGACGTTGTCGCGCTCGCCGTTCTCCAGCATCCCGAAGGCGGCGGGCGGCAGGTCCAGCGTGACTTCGCCGCGCTCCACCTGCACCGTCTCCGCAATCGCGCCGAGCGCACCGCCGAGCACGCGGTCGTTGGTGCGACGCACGACATCGGAAATCAGCGCCCAGCCGACGAGACCGAGCACCACCGCCGGGATGACCAGCGGCCCGACCATCGCCACCAGCAGGCGATGGCGCAGCGATACCGCGCGCGTCCTGCCGTTTGGGGCTTCGACAGGCTCAGCCTGCGTGGTATCGGGAGCCTGGGACGACATCCGCTCAGGCAGAGCCCTTCGAAGGGTCCAGCATGTAGCCGACCCCGCGCACGGTGCGGATCGCGGGTCCGTCGGGCGCAAGCTTGCTGCGCAGGCGCGTGACGTTGACCTCCAGCGCGTTGGAGCCGACCGGATCGTCGAACCCGAAGACTTCGGCCTGCAGCGTCTCACGCGAGACGATCTGGCCTGCACGCGCCGCCAACGCTTCCAGCACCGCCCATTCGCGGCGGCGCAGCTCGATGTGGCGGCCCGCCACCTCGACCCGGCCCGTCGAGCGGTTGACCGTCATCGCGCCGATGGCGATCTCCGGCGCGGCGTCGCCCCCTCGGCGACGGCCCAACGCACGGACGCGGGCTTCCAGTTCCTCCACCTCGAAGGGCTTGCGCAGGTAGTCGTCGGCGCCGAGGTCCAGCCCGCGCACGCGGTCGTCGAGGCCGTCGCGCGCGGTCAGCATCAGCACCTGGCACTGGTCCCCGCGCGAACGCAGACGGGCGAGCACCTGGAAGCCGTCGATGCCGGGCAGCCCCACATCGAGGATCACCAGCGAGTACGACTCGGTCGCCGAGACGGACAGCGCCTCTTCCCCGTCCGCGACATGATCGACCGCATGCCCAGCCGTCCGGAGCAAGGAAACGATGCCCCGCGCAAGCGCCGCGTCATCTTCGACGATGAGGATTCTCATCGACAGAATCCATGAAAGGTGGGTGACAGGTTGAAAACGTAGATCATCGAGCGCTGCTTATCCGACTTCAGAGGCGGAAAGCGAGAGGAGTCGGCAATGCGTATCTTAACCCCTGTCATGGCACTAACGGTCCTGCTGGCCGGCCCTGCGGTTGCGCAGAAAGCCGAGGCACCCCAGCGTCCGACCGGATATCCGCGCAGCTACGACGCGCTGATCGCCG includes these proteins:
- a CDS encoding outer membrane protein, whose product is MKKTLVILAAGSAIVSAAPAMAQDAGAVQPFSGVHVEALMGYDVSKAGSSIDDDVNEDNDQSIDGLAYGVGAGYDIRMNNFVFGPEAEVTWSTAKTKFDDGDFEGFGIGNVKTNRDLYVGARLGYVVSPKTMLYAKGGYTNAKFDVRNSVGTVTTNRDIDADGWRIGAGVEQQVTNNVFAKVEYRYSNYSKGELDYTGDFPDGDRFNLDLDRHQVMAGVGVRF
- a CDS encoding response regulator transcription factor; the protein is MRILIVEDDAALARGIVSLLRTAGHAVDHVADGEEALSVSATESYSLVILDVGLPGIDGFQVLARLRSRGDQCQVLMLTARDGLDDRVRGLDLGADDYLRKPFEVEELEARVRALGRRRGGDAAPEIAIGAMTVNRSTGRVEVAGRHIELRRREWAVLEALAARAGQIVSRETLQAEVFGFDDPVGSNALEVNVTRLRSKLAPDGPAIRTVRGVGYMLDPSKGSA
- the greB gene encoding transcription elongation factor GreB, whose product is MKPAGPPITPAGMAALRTRYDHLLGKERPEIVEIVSWAAGNGDRSENGDYLYGRKRMREIDRELAFLARRMKALRVVDPADQTERGKVFFGATVELADEDDERLTLTIVGDDEQDASAGRIGWSAPIARALRGAAVGDLRIVRLPSGQKEWEVMEISYP
- a CDS encoding TSUP family transporter; its protein translation is MIEPLLNLAPEAVAFLIAVAFVAGGIDALAGGGGLLTIPALMAAGVPPVSALATNKLQSTIGTSSAFLTFHRAGHVDIKAFAVPALGAFIGSVAGGTAVQFVNPAFLSAFVPVLLIAMGLYFLFAPPMSEVDRHARMGRIGLTMVTTGIGFYDGFFGPGTGSFLTTALVALGGLGLVRAIANTKFLNLSTNVAGLLAMIAGGKVLWLLGAGMAAANVAGNQVGARLAIRYGGKGVRPLLVVMSFALTIKLLSDPKNPLWSLF
- a CDS encoding TauD/TfdA dioxygenase family protein, yielding MREMAGIVVNDLGENLSFGAEVHGLDWDTITDEAVRERLRALFVERGMIVFRDMEPSARMQVALSRIFGPLKDHPTQTTPRDDETGDEAQGVIDMHYRPSDEVAKGEGLVELDGAIVARFSPWHFDHCYNDELNYAGVLRAPINAPVGGRTGFMDGVELYRQFPQDLRDRLEGRNVIYTLDTRLSTMKYGVNFTPLTEYASTPQLLKEASTFPRAMHPAIWTRETGEKVMHFGAWMAVGLEHQEDAEGDRLLDRAAHAINRLGEGTSAYWHDWKPTDMVIWDNHRMLHAVEGCDAKYERQTLRTTIKGDYGRGYFEDGKKIGEVQREIA
- a CDS encoding sensor histidine kinase, whose amino-acid sequence is MSSQAPDTTQAEPVEAPNGRTRAVSLRHRLLVAMVGPLVIPAVVLGLVGWALISDVVRRTNDRVLGGALGAIAETVQVERGEVTLDLPPAAFGMLENGERDNVYYRIAVGRDLLTGYADLPAPDIPTLSAEEPRFRYADFRGQRIRIAEIRRNLPRINAPVVVQVAETLENRRSLRDRLMTALLIGEFVLITIVLLLIRPALGWSLRPLSDLRRVVEARDTRAAPDLSPLRTGPLPSELRPLSRSFNRLLSRLDDATTGMRRFTADASHQMRTPLSVLKVQVALARRGSSEALHEIEEATDRLERLLTQLLTLARADEAGVLPPDHRIDLKELSQAVISRRIRQAIEADVELLLECGEGPYIIQGHRTLVFEMLSNLVDNAIRYNRAGGMAQIELVADEHAIRLVVTDTGPGIPARLRDLAMSRFARLQGEQGPPGSGLGLAIVRSTAERMGAQLELGDAEPGLRVTVTFAVR
- the rlmN gene encoding 23S rRNA (adenine(2503)-C(2))-methyltransferase RlmN, whose product is MSEQNISTAAVSTAAGLTPIPGNVDPMTVARPSLVEGVTPREDGRTDLIGLPKKRIAELFEGAGLDAKAAKLRAKQVYHWLYHRGVTEFEAMTDIAKIMRPWLAERFVIGRPEIVEAQHSSDGTRKWLLRTADAHDFEMVFIPDADRGTLCVSSQVGCTLNCRFCHTGTMRLVRNLTVGEIVGQVMLARDSLGEWPKNASDTRLATMAGLDDDEDEGSYSSDGRLLTNIVMMGMGEPLYNFDNVRDALKLVMDGDGLALSKRRITLSTSGVIPQMERCGEEIGVNLAVSLHAVTKEVRDEIVPVNKKYGIEQLLQACADYPGASNARRITFEYVMLKDKNDSDDDARELVRLLKHYKLPAKVNLIPFNPWPGAPYECSTPERIRKFSDIIFEGGISAPVRTPRGRDIDAACGQLKTAAEKKSRAEIDRLLAEKEAALG